In Acidobacteriota bacterium, a single window of DNA contains:
- a CDS encoding 50S ribosomal protein L23, with protein sequence MSVYDILRYPHITEKSTLLREKVGERMLAFQVRRDANKHQIKVAVETAFDVEVEKVRTANFRGKIRRQGRFSGRRPAWKKAYVTLKPGQKTIEFFETA encoded by the coding sequence ATGAGCGTCTACGACATTCTGCGCTACCCCCACATCACCGAAAAGAGCACCCTGCTGAGGGAAAAGGTAGGCGAACGCATGCTGGCCTTCCAGGTGCGCCGGGACGCCAACAAGCACCAGATCAAGGTGGCTGTGGAAACCGCTTTCGACGTCGAGGTCGAGAAGGTCCGCACCGCCAACTTCCGGGGCAAGATCCGCCGTCAAGGGCGCTTCTCAGGCCGCCGTCCGGCCTGGAAGAAGGCCTATGTGACGCTCAAGCCCGGACAGAAGACCATTGAATTTTTTGAAACCGC